From Homalodisca vitripennis isolate AUS2020 chromosome 1, UT_GWSS_2.1, whole genome shotgun sequence, the proteins below share one genomic window:
- the LOC124352683 gene encoding uncharacterized protein LOC124352683 codes for MPAPSPPPPQRYITHRSHVATRCPLYRLLSNVRQTFVSPSFRIICVSMKGLLFHLRTDFLPTVRVGKNLVTNLGSRRGNAGNFKEYTVLTLIHTVP; via the exons ATGCCTGCCCCCTCCCCTCCACCACCTCAACGGTATATAACCCACCGATCTCACGTCGCCACCCGTTGTCCTCTGTACAGACTGCTCTCTAATGTCCGCCAGACCTTCGTGTCTCCTTCCTTCCGCATAATCTGTGTGTCCATGAAGGGTTTACTGTTTCATCTGCGAACTGACTTTCTCCCAACCGTCAG aGTCGGTAAGAACCTGGTGACTAACCTCGGCAGCCGAAGAGGTAACGCAGGAAACTTCAAAGAGTATACAGTACTCACTCTCATCCATACTGTACCGTAA